Proteins from a single region of Stutzerimonas stutzeri:
- a CDS encoding K+/H+ antiporter subunit F produces the protein MLAYVIPLCMAVLGVAAVLNVVRLVQGPDMPDRVLALDTLYINALALIVLFGIWLASDLFFEAALLIAVMGFVSTVAVGKHLLHGDIID, from the coding sequence ATGCTCGCCTACGTGATTCCGCTCTGCATGGCCGTGCTCGGGGTGGCGGCTGTGTTGAACGTCGTGCGCCTGGTCCAGGGGCCGGACATGCCTGATCGAGTGCTCGCGCTCGATACGCTGTACATCAATGCGCTCGCCCTCATCGTGTTGTTCGGCATATGGCTCGCCTCGGATTTGTTTTTCGAGGCTGCATTGCTGATTGCCGTTATGGGCTTCGTCAGTACCGTGGCAGTGGGCAAGCACCTTCTGCATGGTGACATCATCGATTGA
- the map gene encoding type I methionyl aminopeptidase has protein sequence MTVTIKTPEDIEKMRIAGRLAAEVLEMIGEHVKPGVTTEELNSLCHDHIVNVQQAIPAPLNYKGFPKSICTSINHVVCHGIPNDKPLKDGDILNIDITVIKDGYHGDTSKMFMVGKAPEWAERLCQVTQECLYKGIELVRPGTRLGDIGEVIQKHAEKNGFSVVREYCGHGIGKVFHEEPQVLHYGRAGTGLELKEGMTFTIEPMINQGRSETRLLGDGWTAITKDRKLSAQWEHTILVTADGYEIFTLRSDDTIARTSA, from the coding sequence ATGACAGTTACCATCAAGACGCCCGAAGATATCGAAAAGATGCGCATCGCCGGGCGCCTCGCCGCCGAGGTACTCGAGATGATCGGCGAGCACGTCAAACCGGGCGTCACCACCGAGGAGCTCAACAGCCTCTGCCACGACCATATTGTCAATGTTCAGCAGGCCATTCCCGCACCACTGAATTACAAGGGCTTCCCCAAGTCCATCTGTACCTCGATCAATCACGTCGTCTGCCACGGCATCCCCAACGACAAGCCACTGAAGGATGGAGATATCCTCAACATCGACATCACCGTGATCAAGGACGGTTATCACGGTGACACGAGCAAAATGTTCATGGTGGGTAAAGCGCCGGAGTGGGCCGAGCGACTCTGCCAGGTCACCCAGGAATGCCTATATAAAGGCATCGAGCTGGTTCGCCCCGGAACACGCCTCGGGGATATCGGTGAAGTGATCCAGAAGCACGCAGAAAAAAATGGTTTTTCCGTCGTGCGTGAATACTGCGGCCACGGCATCGGCAAGGTCTTCCACGAAGAGCCGCAAGTTCTGCATTACGGACGCGCCGGCACCGGCCTGGAGCTCAAGGAAGGCATGACCTTTACCATCGAACCGATGATCAACCAAGGCCGCTCGGAAACTCGCCTGCTGGGTGACGGCTGGACTGCAATAACCAAGGACCGCAAGCTTTCTGCCCAGTGGGAGCACACCATTCTGGTTACCGCAGATGGTTACGAGATATTCACGCTGCGTAGCGACGACACCATCGCCCGCACTTCTGCCTGA
- the tsf gene encoding translation elongation factor Ts codes for MAEITAALVKELRERTGQGMMECKKALVAAEGDIEKAIDDMRASGAIKAAKKSGNIAAEGSIAVRVEGGRGLIIEVNSQTDFLALQDDFKAFVKESLDEAFEQKLNDVAPLVASRESAREALVAKCGENVNIRRLTAVEGEVVGAYLHGHRIGVLVTLKGGDAELAKDIAMHVAASNPAVLSPTDVSEELIAKEKEIFLQLNADKIAGKPENIVENMVKGRINKFLAEASLVEQAFVKNPEVKVGELAKKAGAEIVSFVRYEVGEGIEKAEVDFAAEVAAQVAATKK; via the coding sequence ATGGCAGAAATCACTGCAGCCTTGGTCAAAGAACTGCGCGAGCGCACCGGTCAGGGCATGATGGAGTGCAAGAAGGCTCTGGTTGCCGCTGAAGGCGACATCGAGAAGGCCATCGACGATATGCGTGCTTCCGGCGCCATCAAGGCCGCCAAGAAGTCGGGCAACATCGCTGCCGAAGGTTCGATCGCTGTTCGCGTCGAAGGTGGTCGTGGTCTGATTATCGAAGTTAACTCGCAGACCGACTTCCTTGCCCTGCAGGACGATTTCAAAGCCTTCGTCAAGGAAAGCCTGGACGAAGCTTTCGAGCAGAAGCTGAATGACGTCGCTCCACTGGTCGCTTCTCGCGAATCCGCTCGCGAGGCGCTGGTCGCCAAGTGCGGCGAGAACGTGAACATCCGTCGCCTGACCGCTGTGGAAGGCGAGGTTGTCGGTGCATATCTGCACGGCCATCGCATTGGCGTCCTGGTCACCCTCAAGGGTGGTGATGCCGAGCTGGCCAAGGATATCGCCATGCACGTGGCAGCCAGCAATCCGGCCGTTCTGAGCCCGACCGATGTTTCCGAAGAGCTGATCGCCAAGGAAAAGGAAATTTTCCTGCAGCTCAACGCTGACAAGATCGCCGGCAAGCCGGAGAACATTGTTGAGAACATGGTAAAAGGCCGCATCAACAAGTTCCTCGCCGAGGCTAGCCTGGTTGAGCAGGCGTTCGTCAAGAACCCTGAAGTCAAGGTTGGCGAGCTGGCCAAGAAAGCCGGTGCTGAGATCGTATCCTTCGTTCGTTACGAAGTGGGCGAGGGTATCGAGAAGGCCGAGGTCGACTTTGCTGCTGAAGTTGCCGCTCAGGTAGCTGCGACCAAGAAGTAA
- a CDS encoding Na+/H+ antiporter subunit E, with translation MRARWLPSPALTVFLALLWLLLHNTLSFGQVLLGLFLGWGIPLLVRGFLIEVPRIRKPLKLCLFTLKVIYDIVVANVQVAKLVLGPKKSLRPAFIEVPMAIENEFALATLTSIISLTPGTVSACLSQDRRMLMVHALDAPDVDALIADVKRNYEAPLLEIFECSPT, from the coding sequence GCGTTGGTTACCGAGTCCTGCGCTGACAGTGTTCCTGGCGCTGCTTTGGCTGTTGCTTCATAACACGCTCAGTTTCGGACAGGTTCTGCTCGGGCTTTTCCTTGGCTGGGGCATTCCGCTTCTTGTTCGCGGCTTCCTCATCGAGGTACCGCGCATACGTAAGCCGCTTAAGCTCTGCCTGTTCACGCTCAAAGTGATCTATGACATCGTCGTGGCCAATGTGCAGGTCGCCAAGCTGGTGCTTGGGCCTAAGAAGAGCCTGCGGCCAGCATTCATCGAGGTGCCCATGGCGATCGAGAACGAGTTCGCCCTGGCGACTCTCACAAGCATCATCTCGCTGACGCCTGGCACGGTGTCAGCCTGCCTGAGTCAGGATCGCCGAATGCTGATGGTGCATGCGCTGGATGCGCCAGATGTTGATGCGCTGATCGCTGACGTCAAACGTAATTATGAAGCGCCGCTGTTGGAGATCTTCGAATGCTCGCCTACGTGA
- the rpsB gene encoding 30S ribosomal protein S2 yields MSQVTMRDMLKAGVHFGHQTRYWNPKMDKYIFGARNKIHIINLEKTLPMFNDALRFVEKLAAGKNKILFVGTKRSAGKIVREEAARCGSPYVDHRWLGGMLTNYKTIRASIKRLRELEVQSQDGTFDKLTKKEALMRTRDLEKLDRSLGGIKDMGGLPDAMFVVDVDHERIAISEANKLGIPVIGIVDTNSSPEGVDYIIPGNDDAIRAVQLYLGSMADAVLRGRQNGAGGADEFVEEVVAEAAQG; encoded by the coding sequence ATGTCTCAAGTCACTATGCGCGATATGCTGAAGGCCGGTGTGCACTTCGGCCACCAGACCCGTTACTGGAACCCGAAAATGGATAAGTACATTTTCGGCGCGCGCAACAAGATCCACATCATCAATCTGGAAAAAACCCTGCCGATGTTCAACGACGCGCTGCGTTTCGTTGAAAAGCTGGCTGCAGGCAAGAACAAGATTCTGTTCGTCGGCACCAAGCGTTCCGCTGGCAAGATCGTTCGCGAAGAAGCTGCTCGTTGCGGCTCGCCGTACGTCGATCATCGCTGGTTGGGCGGCATGCTGACCAACTACAAGACCATCCGCGCTTCCATCAAGCGTCTGCGTGAGCTGGAAGTGCAGTCCCAGGACGGCACTTTCGACAAGCTGACCAAGAAAGAAGCCCTGATGCGCACCCGCGATCTGGAAAAGCTTGATCGCAGCCTGGGTGGTATCAAGGATATGGGCGGCCTGCCGGACGCCATGTTTGTAGTCGACGTCGATCACGAGCGCATCGCCATCTCCGAAGCCAACAAGCTGGGTATCCCGGTTATCGGCATTGTCGACACCAACAGCAGCCCGGAAGGTGTCGACTACATCATTCCTGGTAATGATGACGCCATCCGTGCCGTGCAACTCTACCTCGGCTCCATGGCTGATGCTGTTCTGCGCGGTCGCCAGAATGGTGCCGGTGGCGCTGACGAGTTCGTCGAAGAAGTCGTTGCCGAAGCGGCTCAGGGCTGA
- a CDS encoding Na+/H+ antiporter subunit G yields the protein MPFWIEVLVSVFLIIGSLFALIGAIGLYRLPDFYTRLHGPTKATTLGVGGIVIASMIFFSTRNGGLSLHELLITLFLFLTAPVSAHILAKAAMQQKLPAVEQTQGKPWD from the coding sequence ATGCCATTTTGGATTGAAGTGCTTGTAAGCGTGTTCCTGATCATCGGTAGTCTGTTCGCCCTGATTGGAGCGATCGGACTCTACCGGCTGCCGGATTTCTACACGCGTCTGCACGGCCCGACCAAGGCGACGACGCTCGGTGTAGGCGGCATCGTCATTGCTTCGATGATCTTCTTCAGTACCCGAAACGGCGGTCTGAGCCTGCACGAGCTGCTGATCACGCTATTCCTCTTCCTCACGGCGCCGGTCAGTGCGCACATACTCGCCAAGGCCGCCATGCAACAAAAGCTGCCAGCTGTCGAGCAGACCCAGGGCAAGCCCTGGGATTGA
- the pyrH gene encoding UMP kinase, which produces MAQQMSARNPRYKRILLKLSGEALMGSEDFGIDPKVLDRMALEVGQLVGIGVEVGLVIGGGNLFRGAALSAAGMDRVTGDHMGMLATVMNSLAMRDALERSNIPALVMSAISMVGVTDHYDRRKAMRHLKTGEVVIFSAGTGNPFFTTDSAACLRAIEIQADVVLKATKVDGVYTADPFKDPNAEKFAELTYDEVLDRKLGVMDLTAICLCRDHNMPLRVFNMNKPGALLNIVLGGAEGTLIEESNE; this is translated from the coding sequence ATGGCTCAGCAGATGAGTGCACGCAATCCTCGCTATAAACGCATTCTGCTCAAATTAAGCGGCGAAGCCCTGATGGGCTCCGAAGATTTCGGCATCGATCCCAAGGTTCTCGACCGTATGGCTCTGGAAGTCGGCCAACTGGTTGGCATCGGCGTCGAAGTCGGGCTGGTTATCGGTGGTGGCAACCTGTTCCGTGGTGCTGCGCTTTCGGCGGCGGGTATGGATCGGGTGACCGGCGACCATATGGGCATGCTGGCCACGGTGATGAACTCGCTGGCGATGCGCGATGCGCTTGAGCGCTCGAATATCCCGGCACTGGTGATGTCGGCGATCTCCATGGTGGGTGTCACGGATCACTACGATCGCCGCAAGGCGATGCGCCATCTCAAGACCGGTGAAGTAGTCATCTTCTCGGCGGGTACCGGCAACCCGTTCTTTACCACCGACTCCGCTGCCTGCCTGCGAGCAATCGAGATTCAGGCCGATGTCGTGCTCAAGGCCACCAAGGTCGACGGCGTCTATACCGCGGATCCGTTCAAGGACCCCAACGCTGAGAAGTTCGCCGAGCTGACCTACGACGAAGTGCTCGATCGCAAGCTTGGTGTGATGGATCTGACAGCCATTTGCCTGTGCCGCGATCACAATATGCCGCTGCGGGTTTTCAACATGAACAAGCCCGGCGCCCTGCTCAATATCGTGCTGGGCGGCGCCGAAGGAACACTGATCGAGGAATCGAACGAATGA
- a CDS encoding [protein-PII] uridylyltransferase gives MPQVDPELFDRSQFQAELALKASPIAAYKKAIRQARQVLDERFKSGRNIRQLIQDRAWFVDQILCSAWDRFDWYKGADIALVAVGGYGRGELHPYSDIDLLILLDDNDQEIFRNAIEGFLTLLWDIGLEVGQAVRSVAECAEEARADLTVITNLMESRTIAGPERLRQAMLRVTSAQEMWPSKEFFLAKRNEQRARHAKYNNTEYNLEPNVKGSPGGLRDIQTILWIARREFGTLNLQAMVDQGFLTEGEHSLLTASQEFIWKVRYGLHMLAGRAEDRLLFDHQRSLAAMLGYEDNDAKLAIERFMQKYYRVVMSIAELSDLVGQHFAEVILWEGESAPTVPLNSRFQVRDGYLEVTSPAIFKRTPFAILETFVLLAQHPDIQGVRSDTIRLLRDHRYLIDDAFRQDLRNTSLFIELFKCKEGIHRNLRRMNRYGILGRYLPEFGHIVGQMQHDLFHIYTVDAHTLNVIKYLRKLTKPGVAEKYPLASKLVEKLPKPELIYIAGLYHDIAKGRGGDHSELGAVDAEQFCSRHKLPAWDTRLVVWLVENHLVMSTTAQRKDLSDPQVINDFAQLVGDETHLDYLYVLTVADINATNPTLWNSWRASLLRQLYTETKRALKRGLENPLGREEQIRQTQRAALDDLVRHGTDPDDAEQLWAQLGDDYFLRHTATDVAWHTDAIIEHPANGGPLVLIKETTQREFEGGTQIFIYAPDQHDFFAVTVAAMDQLNLNIHDARILTSSSQFTLDTYIVLDVDGSPIGNNPERIEEIRRGLITALRNPDDYLNIIQRRVPRQLKHFAFPPQVTIHNDTQRPQTILEIIAPDRPGLLARVGQLFLDFDLSVQNAKIATLGERVEDVFFVTDAHNQPLSDPQFCLRLQQALVKELQQENEQLPSPSSILI, from the coding sequence ATGCCCCAGGTTGACCCGGAGCTGTTTGATCGCAGCCAGTTTCAAGCGGAGCTGGCACTCAAGGCCAGCCCCATCGCCGCATACAAGAAGGCCATACGCCAGGCGCGGCAGGTGCTGGATGAGCGTTTCAAAAGTGGCCGCAATATTCGGCAACTGATCCAGGACAGAGCCTGGTTCGTCGATCAGATACTGTGCTCGGCCTGGGATCGCTTCGACTGGTACAAAGGTGCCGATATTGCCCTGGTTGCGGTAGGCGGCTATGGCCGGGGTGAATTGCACCCCTACTCCGACATCGATCTGCTGATCCTGCTCGATGACAACGACCAGGAAATCTTCCGCAACGCCATCGAAGGCTTTCTCACCCTGCTCTGGGATATCGGACTGGAAGTCGGCCAGGCGGTGCGGTCGGTGGCGGAATGCGCCGAAGAAGCGCGCGCCGATCTGACGGTCATTACCAACCTCATGGAAAGCAGGACCATTGCCGGTCCTGAACGACTACGCCAAGCCATGTTGCGGGTCACCAGCGCGCAGGAAATGTGGCCTAGCAAAGAGTTTTTCCTGGCTAAGCGCAACGAACAGCGCGCTAGGCACGCCAAGTACAACAACACCGAGTACAACCTGGAGCCTAACGTGAAGGGCTCTCCTGGGGGACTGCGCGACATCCAGACCATTCTGTGGATTGCACGGCGGGAGTTCGGCACGCTGAACCTGCAAGCGATGGTCGATCAGGGTTTCCTCACCGAAGGGGAACACAGCCTGCTGACAGCTTCGCAGGAGTTCATCTGGAAGGTGCGCTATGGCCTGCATATGCTCGCCGGTCGCGCTGAGGACCGCCTGCTGTTCGACCATCAACGAAGTCTGGCTGCAATGCTGGGCTACGAAGACAACGACGCCAAACTGGCCATCGAACGCTTCATGCAGAAATACTACCGGGTGGTCATGAGCATTGCCGAACTCAGCGACCTCGTCGGCCAGCATTTCGCTGAAGTCATCCTGTGGGAAGGCGAATCTGCGCCTACTGTGCCGCTCAACAGCCGATTCCAGGTACGTGACGGCTATCTGGAGGTCACCAGCCCGGCGATATTCAAGCGCACTCCGTTCGCCATCCTGGAAACCTTCGTACTGCTTGCCCAGCACCCCGACATCCAGGGTGTGCGATCCGACACGATCCGCCTGCTACGCGACCATCGCTATCTGATCGACGACGCCTTCCGCCAGGACCTGCGCAACACCAGCCTGTTTATCGAGCTGTTCAAGTGCAAGGAAGGCATCCACCGCAACCTGCGGCGAATGAACCGCTACGGCATCCTCGGTCGCTATCTTCCTGAGTTCGGCCATATCGTGGGCCAGATGCAGCATGACCTCTTTCATATATATACGGTCGATGCGCACACCCTGAACGTCATCAAATACTTGCGCAAACTGACCAAACCGGGTGTTGCCGAGAAGTACCCGCTGGCCAGCAAGCTGGTGGAAAAGCTGCCCAAGCCCGAGCTGATTTACATCGCCGGGCTCTACCACGACATCGCCAAAGGGCGTGGTGGCGACCATTCAGAGCTGGGCGCGGTCGATGCCGAGCAATTCTGTAGCCGACACAAGTTGCCGGCCTGGGACACTCGACTGGTGGTCTGGCTTGTGGAAAACCATTTGGTCATGTCCACCACAGCCCAGCGCAAGGATTTATCCGACCCACAAGTGATAAACGATTTCGCCCAACTGGTTGGCGACGAAACTCATCTGGACTACCTCTACGTACTCACGGTCGCAGACATCAACGCCACCAACCCGACACTGTGGAATTCCTGGCGCGCGAGCCTGTTGCGGCAGCTATACACCGAAACCAAGCGGGCGTTGAAACGCGGACTGGAAAACCCCCTGGGACGCGAGGAGCAGATCCGCCAGACCCAACGCGCCGCGCTCGATGATCTGGTCCGCCACGGCACCGATCCGGACGACGCCGAGCAGCTCTGGGCGCAACTGGGCGACGACTATTTTCTGCGGCATACCGCGACCGATGTCGCCTGGCATACCGACGCGATCATCGAGCATCCGGCCAATGGCGGACCGCTGGTACTGATCAAGGAAACCACGCAGCGGGAGTTCGAGGGCGGTACCCAGATATTCATCTACGCACCAGACCAGCACGATTTCTTTGCGGTAACGGTGGCCGCCATGGATCAGCTGAATCTAAACATTCATGACGCGCGCATTCTTACATCCAGCAGCCAGTTCACCCTGGACACCTACATCGTGCTGGACGTCGATGGTAGCCCTATCGGCAATAACCCCGAACGTATAGAGGAAATTCGCAGAGGCCTAATTACTGCACTGCGCAATCCGGACGACTACTTGAATATCATCCAGCGCCGTGTGCCTCGGCAGCTCAAACACTTTGCGTTCCCGCCACAGGTCACGATTCACAACGATACCCAGCGACCACAAACCATTCTGGAGATCATTGCACCGGATCGGCCTGGGCTACTGGCCCGCGTAGGTCAGCTTTTTCTGGACTTCGACCTATCGGTACAGAACGCGAAGATCGCGACGCTCGGCGAGCGAGTAGAAGACGTCTTCTTCGTGACCGATGCTCACAACCAGCCGCTCTCCGATCCGCAATTCTGCCTGCGCCTGCAACAGGCGCTGGTCAAGGAACTGCAACAGGAGAATGAGCAGCTGCCCTCACCGAGCAGCATCCTCATCTGA